CCCTTGAAGGCGGCGCGCAGGTGCTCGACGTCGCCGTAGCGGCCGAGGCCCGTGTCGACGTAGATGCAGTGGAGGCGCTTGCCGACGGCCCGGCTCAGCAGGGCCGCGGCGACCGAGGAGTCCACGCCGCCCGAGAGCGCGCAGACGACCTTGCCCTCGCCGACCTGCGCGCGCACGCGGCGCACGCTCTCCTCGAGGAAGGACTCCATGGTCCAGCGGGCGCGCACGCCGCAGATGCGGCGCGCGAAGTTCGCCAGCAGGCGCGCGCCGTCGGGGGTGTGCGCGACCTCGGGGTGGAACTGGACCCCGTAGAGGCGCTTGGCCGGGTCGGCGATGGCGGCGTAGGGCGCCGTCTCCGTGCGCGCGAGCACGCGGAAGCCGTTGCCGAGGTTCTTGGCGCCGTCGCCGTGGCTCATCCAGACCGGGAGCTTCCGGGGCAGGCCCGCCAGGAGCGGGTCGCTGCCGCGGAGCGTCGCGGTCGCGGCGCCGTATTCGCGGCGCCCGGTCGGGGCGACGCGCCCTCCGTGGAGCTGAACGAGGAGCTGCATGCCGTAGCAGATGCCGAGCACCGGAAGACCGCACTCGAGGATCCCCGGGTGGGGCCGCGGCGAGCCGCGGCGGTGCACGCTCGCCGGGCCGCCGGAGAGGATGATGCCCGCGGGCCGCCGGGCGAGGATCGTCTCCGGGGCGGCGTGGTAGGGGAGGATCTCCGCGAAGACCTCCAGCTCGCGCAGGCGGCGCGCGATGAGCTGGGTGTACTGGGAGCCGAAGTCCAGGATGACGATGCCGGACCCTGCGGGACGGGTCTCGGCGGGAAATGAACGACCCGCACGGGGGCTCCGGGCGGGCGTGGTGTTTCGGCGACTCGGCGGGTTCGAACTCGGCATGGTGCGTCAGCTCTCCGTTCAACTTTCCCGTCGAGAAAAAGGATAGCAAATAAGCCGCGCAGACCGCAACGAACGCTAAAAAGGTAAAGCTCCGGCGAGAGGCCGCGGGGCACCCTGCTCTGCTGGGACGCGGTCGTCCCGTGACGCGGGACGCCGCTCAGGTCTCGTCCCGCGGCGATACGGGTGCCGCGGGATTCCGACATGCCCGACAGAGCAGGGTGCCCCGCAGCCTCTGGGCAATGGGCGGAGACCGTTTTGATGAGCTTGTATGCCGATTGAGTGCGGCTTCTTTGCTCGGGAGGCACCCCTCCACCCCTTGCGCCGGTGGGGGTCCTGGTAGGCGGCGCGGAGGGACTGCACGGATGCGCGCGCCGCCTACGGACAGGAGATAAAGGAGACGCGCCCGAGGATCCAGCGCGTTCCTTTATAATGGGGTGAGAAGTCTGAAGAGCGACGAGGATTTAGCGCGTCTCTACGGCGTCGAGACGAAGCAGCTCCAGAGGCAGGTTCGTCGGAACATCACGCGGTTCCCCGCGGACTTCATGTTCGTGCTGGAGAAGGGAGAGTATGCGGCTCTAAGGCGCCAAATTGGCACCTTAGAGAAAGGTGCTCACGTCAAGTTCCTGCCGTACGCTTCCACCGAGCAGGGCGTAGCGATGCTTTCGAGCGTCCTGAACAGTGAACGCGCGGTACAAATCAACATCGTCATCATGCGGGCCTTCGTGCGGGTGCGGCAGGTGTTGGCGAGCGACCATGCATTAGCCGAACGGATGGAGAGGGCGGAGCAGATTCGCGGGGTGTTCGATGCGATCCGGAGGCTGATGGGGTCGCCTCGGCGGGCCAAGAGGCGGATAGGCTTCGTCCCCTGACGACGAAGAACGAGACAAATGAAAAGCCGCGCTTAGCGCGGCTTTTCATTCATAGGATGCATAAAGTGGAGGTGCGGATGGGATTTGAACCCATGAATACGAGTTTTGCAGACTCGCCCCTTAGACCACTTGGGTACCGCACCGACGGGACCCCATTCTATCACTTGCCCGCGGGCCGCCACAAGTCCGGCGGACGGAGCCAGGTCATTGACTCTCCCCAGGCGTCCTGTTACACTTCGAAGTGATGGGCCCCCTCCGGCCGGAAGCGGTTCTTCCGTCTCCGGCGGCCGCGCGTCGGCGCGGCCGTCCGAACGGCTTCACGCTCATCGAGATCCTCATCTCGGTGCTCCTCATCGCCGCCGTCGTGACCTCCATCTTCCCGCTCCTGCTCACGAGCAAGCTCCAGGTCGTCAAATCCGGCCGGCGCGGGGAGGCGCTCAACTACACCCGGCAGGCGATGGAGACTCTGAAGGCCTTCACGACCGGGGACTCCTCCTACCCGACGGGACCGGGCGGCGCGCTGCCCTGGACCTACCCCGGCGAGGCCTGCGGCGGCTGCTGGGCCCTGGCCCCGGGGACGCATAACCTGACGCCGACCCTGCCGGCCTCCTTCACGGGCGCCCCGGTCAACGGTACCATCAGCTACACGGTCAGCGATTTCGCCTGCGGCTCCCGGACCTGCAAGCAGGTGCAGTTCTCCGCGAACTGGAGCGACTGATGGGGGCGAGCGCTCGACGGCGGGGATTCACGCTCGCGGAGCTCATGTTCGCCATCGCCATCTTCAGCATGGTGATGGCGGGGCTCGGCGCCATCTACGTCTCCTCGCTGCGCCAGAGCGTGTCCATCTCCGGGGAGGCGCGGCTGAAATCCATGGCCGTCCTCGCCATGCACGCCGTGCGCAGCGAGGTCGTCGTCGCGACGCGCATCGACAGCCCGGTGGAGGGCGGAACCTCGGATGTCCTCATCGGCGGCCGCAACGTGGCGCGCGACGGCATGAACCCGATGGACGGCATCGCCGGGGACACGCGCTGGTTCGGCTTCTGCGTGCGTTATACGCCCATCGGCGCCTGCGGCTCGAGCCTGCTCGACCCGACTCCCTGCATCTTCTACTACAGCGGTGCCGGCTGGCCGCCGCCCGCGGTCGGCGCGGGGAACTGCGGCAGCCCGCTCGGCGGCGCGACGCCGATGCTCGTCGCCTCCGGGCTCAACGGGCCCGCCAACGGCGCGCCCAACTATTTCTCCCGGCAGATCGCCTTCAAGGCGGCGAACTGGAACCAGGTCCGCTTCTCGTTCCGGCTCACGCGGGCGGCGACCGGGGCGTCCCAGGTGCTCAATTATTCCGGAGACTCGACCTTCAATGGACAATTCTCGCGCTACCAGTAGCCCGTCGTCCACGCGCGGCATCGCGCTCGTGCAGGTCATGGTCTTCTCCATGCTCCTGCTCCTGCTCGCGACGGGGCTCATGCGCATGATGTTCGGCACCCACTCGATGGTGACGCGCATGCGCCAGAGCGACATGGACCACAGCTACATCGACGCCTGCAAGGCCCGGCTCGACGCGACCTGGGACGGGACCCCCTGCAACGGCATGACCCAGTGCACCTTCTTCGGCGGGGGACCCACGGTCAACGCGAGCTGCGCCGGCAGCCGGGTCACCTTCACCATCGTCTGGCCCTGAGGGTTCCCGCTCAGTAGGAGCGGCGCAGCCAGGGCAGCGGGTCCACGGGCTCCCCGTGGACGTAGACTCCCCAGTGCAGATGCGGGCCGGTGGAGAAGCCGGCCGTGCCCACGCGTCCCACGCGCGCGCCCGGCTCGACGTTCTGCCCGACCTTCGCCTCGACGGACTTCATGTGCAGCAGGGCGCTGAGCACGCCCTGGCCGTGGTCGACGACGACGACGCCGCCCTGCACGGGGTAGCGTTCGGCGAGGACGACGCGGCCCGCCGCCGGCGCGAGGACGGGCGTCCCCGCCGGGGCCCCGTAGTCGACCCCTTTGTGCCAGGACCATTCCCGGCCGTTGACCGTCCGGGAGTTCCCGTACCCGGCGGTGAGCCGCGGGTCCGCGAGCGGGGGGCGCCAGGGGCCCGCCCAGAGCTGCTCGGGGCTCTCCCCCGCGAGGGCGGCGCGGATGGAGGCGAGCGCCCCGCGCGCCACGGGGCTCGTCGGAAGCGCGGCTCGGGAGGCCTCCATGCGCAGGCGGCGGACGGAGAAGGTCGCCGGGAGGACCTCGAAGGGGACCTTCCGCTCCCCGTCGAAGAAGAACCCCCTGCGCACGACCTCGAGGACGCGGGGGCCGGGCGCCGCCTTGGCGCTGAAGCCGACGAGGACGCGGACCCCGCCGTCGGCCGCGCGGCGGAAGGGAAGGATCCGGCCGTCGAGGCGCAGGAGGTTGCGCGCGGGGTCTGCCCCGGGCTCGAGGGAGACCGCGAGCACCTCCCCGGGGGCGACGGCGCCCGGGACGAGCGCGGGTTCCCATGCGCAGGCGGCGGAGGCGAGGAGGAGGGGGAGGACGGCGCGCATGGGAGCATTATACTTGCTTTCAGGAGGGGGAGGGGTTATAATTGAAATGTAGTTTCAATAAGAAGATGCCCCCCTCCCTCCCCGCCCCTCTCGTCCTCCGACGCCTGCTCCTGGTCGGCCGGCCCAACGTGGGGAAATCCGTCCTCTTTCACGCGCTCACCGGCTGCTATGCGGCGGTGTCCAACTACTCCGGCACGACGCTCGAACTCCTGCGCGCCCGCACGGAGGAGGGGGAGGTGGTGGACACCCCGGGCCTGCTCTCGCTGCACGCGCGCACGGACGACGAGGCGGTCACCCGCGACGAGCTCCTCGCGCGTCCACCCGAGGTCCTCCTCCATGTCGCCTCCGCCACCGACCTCGAGGGGGCGCTCACCCTCACCTTCGACCTCGCCCGCCTCGGAGTCCCGCTCGTGCTCGCACTCAATCTCAGCGACGAGGCCCGCGCGAAAGGCTTCGAGATCGACGTCCCCGCGCTCTCCCGCGCCCTCGGCGTCCCCGTCGTGCGGACCGCCGCCGTCTACGGGGAGGGCGTGTCGGACCTGCGCGCCGCCCTCGACGGGGCCGCTGCCCCGGCGCGCCTGCCGCCGCTGCCCGCGGAGCTCGAGCGGGCGGCCGCCGCCCTCGCCGAGGCGCTGCCGGAGTCCGCGCGGCCCTGGGCGCTCGCGGCCTTGACCGGGGACGACGGCCTGCGCCGGGCTCTGGGCGCGGCGGGCCGGCTCGACGAGGCGGAGCTCGCGGAAGTGGAGCGCGCGCGCCGCCGCTTCTCCCGCAGTCCCGCCTACCTCTTCCTCAACGCCGCCCGCCAGCGAGCGCGGGAGCTCGCCGCCCGCACGCTTCGGCGCACGCTGGGAGACCGTTCGCGCGCGGCCGAGGCCTTCGGACGCTGGGCGCTCGGGCCCTGGTCCGGGGTCCTCGGCGCCCTCCTGGCCCTCGCGGGCCTCTACGTCTTCGT
The DNA window shown above is from Elusimicrobiota bacterium and carries:
- the guaA gene encoding glutamine-hydrolyzing GMP synthase, which produces MPSSNPPSRRNTTPARSPRAGRSFPAETRPAGSGIVILDFGSQYTQLIARRLRELEVFAEILPYHAAPETILARRPAGIILSGGPASVHRRGSPRPHPGILECGLPVLGICYGMQLLVQLHGGRVAPTGRREYGAATATLRGSDPLLAGLPRKLPVWMSHGDGAKNLGNGFRVLARTETAPYAAIADPAKRLYGVQFHPEVAHTPDGARLLANFARRICGVRARWTMESFLEESVRRVRAQVGEGKVVCALSGGVDSSVAAALLSRAVGKRLHCIYVDTGLGRYGDVEHLRAAFKGYRLNLKVVDASPLFLRRLRGVADPERKRKIIGRTFIEVFDREAKRIRGVEYLAQGTLYPDVIESVSVHGPSAVIKSHHNVGGLPKRMKLKLVEPLRLLFKDEVRRLGRAMGMSPTLIGRHPFPGPGLAVRVLGAVTPERLERLRLADRIFQEELRSSGWYDKVWQAFAVLLPVRTVGVMGDERTHDYALALRSVNSVDGMTADWSRLPHDLLARASSRIVSEVRGINRVAYDVTSKPPATIEWE
- a CDS encoding ORF6N domain-containing protein — translated: MRSLKSDEDLARLYGVETKQLQRQVRRNITRFPADFMFVLEKGEYAALRRQIGTLEKGAHVKFLPYASTEQGVAMLSSVLNSERAVQINIVIMRAFVRVRQVLASDHALAERMERAEQIRGVFDAIRRLMGSPRRAKRRIGFVP
- a CDS encoding type II secretion system protein, which translates into the protein MGPLRPEAVLPSPAAARRRGRPNGFTLIEILISVLLIAAVVTSIFPLLLTSKLQVVKSGRRGEALNYTRQAMETLKAFTTGDSSYPTGPGGALPWTYPGEACGGCWALAPGTHNLTPTLPASFTGAPVNGTISYTVSDFACGSRTCKQVQFSANWSD
- a CDS encoding prepilin-type N-terminal cleavage/methylation domain-containing protein; the encoded protein is MGASARRRGFTLAELMFAIAIFSMVMAGLGAIYVSSLRQSVSISGEARLKSMAVLAMHAVRSEVVVATRIDSPVEGGTSDVLIGGRNVARDGMNPMDGIAGDTRWFGFCVRYTPIGACGSSLLDPTPCIFYYSGAGWPPPAVGAGNCGSPLGGATPMLVASGLNGPANGAPNYFSRQIAFKAANWNQVRFSFRLTRAATGASQVLNYSGDSTFNGQFSRYQ
- a CDS encoding M23 family metallopeptidase, whose amino-acid sequence is MRAVLPLLLASAACAWEPALVPGAVAPGEVLAVSLEPGADPARNLLRLDGRILPFRRAADGGVRVLVGFSAKAAPGPRVLEVVRRGFFFDGERKVPFEVLPATFSVRRLRMEASRAALPTSPVARGALASIRAALAGESPEQLWAGPWRPPLADPRLTAGYGNSRTVNGREWSWHKGVDYGAPAGTPVLAPAAGRVVLAERYPVQGGVVVVDHGQGVLSALLHMKSVEAKVGQNVEPGARVGRVGTAGFSTGPHLHWGVYVHGEPVDPLPWLRRSY